In Zingiber officinale cultivar Zhangliang chromosome 1A, Zo_v1.1, whole genome shotgun sequence, a genomic segment contains:
- the LOC122002933 gene encoding protein TORNADO 2-like, with the protein MVLDHTLLAGINFLAVLLAVPVIVVGAWLSGQTPDSCVQLLQWPVLVLGIALLAVALAGFVGTFWRIPRLLLFHLAAMLLLVLALAGLVIFIYAVTANGSAHPATNRAYSEYELEDYSGWLRRRVEGRHRWERIRRCLSSTSACADLNQTYRSAEDFFAARLTPLQSGCCKPPTACGYTFVNPTYWISPISALAGADCTLWSNDQTVLCYGCSSCKAGLLADLRREWRKADVVLVITLVALVFVYAMACFAYRSAKTDQLFQRYKQGDAGGRQMH; encoded by the exons ATGGTTCTCGATCACACGCTCCTCGCCGGAATCAACTTCCTCGCCGTCCTCCTCGCCGTCCCCGTCATCGTCGTCGGCGCCTGGCTCTCCGGCCAGACCCCCGACTCCTGCGTCCAGCTCCTTCAGTGGCCCGTCCTCGTCCTCGGCATCGCCCTCCTCGCGGTCGCCCTCGCCGGCTTCGTCGGCACCTTCTGGCGCATCCCGCGCCTCCTCCTTTTCCACCTCGCCGCCATGCTCCTCCTCGTCCTCGCACTCGCGGGGCTCGTGATCTTCATCTACGCCGTCACCGCCAACGGCTCGGCCCATCCGGCTACCAACAGGGCCTATTCGGAGTACGAGCTGGAGGACTACTCCGGCTGGCTCCGGCGGAGAGTGGAGGGGCGACACAGGTGGGAGCGCATCCGCCGGTGCTTGAGCTCCACCAGCGCGTGCGCAGACTTGAACCAGACGTATCGGTCGGCCGAGGATTTCTTCGCCGCCAGGCTCACGCCCCTGCAG TCCGGGTGCTGCAAGCCGCCGACGGCGTGCGGATACACGTTCGTGAACCCGACTTACTGGATCAGCCCCATCAGCGCGCTCGCCGGCGCCGACTGCACCCTGTGGAGCAACGACCAGACGGTGCTCTGCTACGGCTGTTCGTCCTGCAAGGCAGGGCTGCTGGCCGACCTGCGCCGGGAGTGGAGGAAGGCGGACGTGGTTCTGGTGATCACGCTCGTCGCGCTCGTCTTCGTCTACGCCATGGCCTGCTTCGCTTACCGCAGCGCGAAGACCGATCAGCTTTTCCAGAGGTACAAGCAAGGCGACGCCGGCGGCCGCCAAATGCATTGA